One Clostridia bacterium genomic window, CGCGCGGGTAGACTGTAAGAAGGGAGGTGCCCGCCGTGGAGGATTTGCCTCCCCGGGAGCGGCCGCACATCGAGGCCGACGGCACCGTGTCCTGGCTGCCCGCGGACGGGGTCCGCCTCGACTGGCTCGAAGTGGCGAGGCCCGATCCCAAGGGCGGGTGGCTGCGGACGTTCCACTCGGCTCCGGCGGAGATCTGGCGCTCCGGCCGGACGTTCTACATCCGCAAGCCCAAGCGCGCCCACGCCGCGGCCGCTTGGCACACGCTGACCCTGCATGCGGACCCGAGGCACGCGCGCGTCGAGGAGTGCGACGACGCGTGGGGCCGCGGCGCGCGGGTCATCTTCGAGGAAGATCCCACGGACGTGCGCTGGCCCGATCTGCGGCCAGGACCGACAGACCTCTGACACGGTCGCCGTACAGTTTTCAGGGAGCGGGGGATTCGCCGTGAGCGCGACAGAACCGAACGGCGCGTCGCCGCGCGCACCCGCGCGACGTTTCCGCTGGGGCCGGGCGGCCATGGCCGCCGGCATGCTGGCGCTGCTTCTGGCGGTGGTGGCCTTCGCGTGGCCGATGCCGGAGCCTCAGCTGGACCAGGCCACGATCCTGTACGGGCGGGACGGCTCCGAGGTGGCGCAGCTCTTCCGGCAGAACCGGACGACGATCAAGTTGGACCAGGTGCCCGAAATCCTCCGGCAGGCCGTCGTCGACACCGAGGACGTGCGCTTTTACCGGCACGGCGCGTTCGACGGGCGGGGCCTGATCCGGGCGCTGGTGTCCGACCTGCTCCACGGGCGCATCGTCGAGGGCGGCAGCACGCTCACCCAACAGCTGGCAAAAAACCTCTATCTCTCGAACCGGCGGTCCGTGTGGCGCAAGCTGGAGGAGGCCGTGCTGGCCGTCAAGCTCGAGCGCCGGTACAGCAAGGACCAGATCCTCGAAATGTACCTGAACACGGTCTACTTCGGCCACGGCGCGTACGGCGTGGAGGCGGCCAGCCTGACCTACTTCGGCAAGTCCGTAGAGAAGCTGACCCCGGCGCAGGCGACGCTGCTCGCCGGGCTGCCGCAGGCTCCGTCCGCGTACGACCCGCTGGCGCATCCGGACGCGGCGCGCGCCCGCCAGAAGCAGGTGCTCGACCGCATGGTGGAGGCCGGCCACCTCTCCGCCGCCGAGGCGCGGGCCATCGAGAACCAGCCGTGGAAGCTCGCCGAGAAGCAGGACGGCCGGGGGGACATCGCGTCCGATGCGTTCGTCGACGCGGTCGTGCGGGAACTCGGCCGCATCAACCCCGATTGGGCGGAAAACGTGTACCGCCTGGGCCTGCGCATCGACACCACGCTGGATCCGAAAGTCCAGAAGGCCGTGGAGACGGCGGTGGAGCGCCACCTCGCCCGCGGGAAGGTCGTCGACGGCGTGATGCAGCCGCAGGTGGCCGTCGTGGCGCTCGACCCGGAAACCGGCGCGATTCGCGGCCTGATGGGCGGTCGCGACGCGCACGCGGGCGGCTTCAACCGGGCCCTGGACGCGCGGCGCCAGCCGGGTTCGACGTTCAAGGCGTTCCTCTACGCCGCGGTGCTGGAACGGCGCCACACCCTTCTCGAGACCCAGGTCTGCGAGCCGGTGACGTACAGGACGGCCTCCGGGACCTACACGCCGCGCGACGACGACCCGGCGCACCCGTACCACCACGCGCCTCTCAGCATCCTTCGGGCCGTCGCGATCTCCGACAACGTCGTGGCGGTGAAGTGGACGCACGAGATCGGCCCCGCGGCCGTGGTCGACATGGCGCGCCGCGCGGGCATCACGAGCCCGTTGCAGCCCACGCTGTCCGTGTCGCTGGGCGCCAATGCCGTCACGCCCCTGGAGATGGCGTCGGCGTATGCGGTCTTCGACAACGGCGGCTACCGGGTGGAGCCGTTCGC contains:
- a CDS encoding PBP1A family penicillin-binding protein, with translation MSATEPNGASPRAPARRFRWGRAAMAAGMLALLLAVVAFAWPMPEPQLDQATILYGRDGSEVAQLFRQNRTTIKLDQVPEILRQAVVDTEDVRFYRHGAFDGRGLIRALVSDLLHGRIVEGGSTLTQQLAKNLYLSNRRSVWRKLEEAVLAVKLERRYSKDQILEMYLNTVYFGHGAYGVEAASLTYFGKSVEKLTPAQATLLAGLPQAPSAYDPLAHPDAARARQKQVLDRMVEAGHLSAAEARAIENQPWKLAEKQDGRGDIASDAFVDAVVRELGRINPDWAENVYRLGLRIDTTLDPKVQKAVETAVERHLARGKVVDGVMQPQVAVVALDPETGAIRGLMGGRDAHAGGFNRALDARRQPGSTFKAFLYAAVLERRHTLLETQVCEPVTYRTASGTYTPRDDDPAHPYHHAPLSILRAVAISDNVVAVKWTHEIGPAAVVDMARRAGITSPLQPTLSVSLGANAVTPLEMASAYAVFDNGGYRVEPFAILRVRDAQGRVLWERPRPERQRVLDPGVAYLTTYALRNVVASGTGAGLGGVVGRPVAGKTGTSDDQKDAWFVGYTPQLVTAVWVGNDQPSPLPGFGASLAGPVWANAMRLALRGEPVKNWPTPDDVVWLDVSTVDGLLPNPTSPTMRVPFLKGTEPTQVSPDWNWENLWKKVQQARSLEDLQHILEPLGPDALQSAPDWLRAGLLQRLFQLQNPTVPWGPEPGGGSEAPPGQTP